In Flavobacterium endoglycinae, one DNA window encodes the following:
- the ftsZ gene encoding cell division protein FtsZ codes for MMSNSEFGSISFDLPKNQSNVIKVIGVGGGGSNAINHMFKQGIKGVDFIVCNTDSQALQNSSVPNKIQLGVNLTEGLGAGANPDVGQQSAIESIADIEKMLDRGTKMVFITAGMGGGTGTGAAPVIAQLAKEREILTVGIVTIPFQFEGKVRQEQALLGIEKLRKQVDSLIVINNNKLREVYGNLGFKAGFSKADEVLATASRGIAEVITHHYTQNIDLRDAKTVLANSGTAIMGSAVAQGENRAKDAIVSALDSPLLNDNKITGAKNVLLLIVSGSDEITLDEIGEINDHIQAEAGYNANIIMGVGEDETLGDAIAVTIIATGFDVEQQNEIVNTEPKKIIHTLEDEQRSVHNLTNRPLTTFDINAETPAAKSEDRVVFDLMEDTAVAPVSNPVAPKTPTINQEELVVMSEFIKNLDVTFEIVSPITDIDFKISTPAAETFQQEVKPVQQRTFEREEQQQTFSFDLPLFKSEPEVKKEPVAEQQQDNRIVFELSNETKNIKVNDPVSFVPVTELSDNGIIKYSLEEYMEVENDLMSSKPVEKVVEDTVPEELNITLKSRADFASQPDFSTTSEVSPMELTIEETLRLRAEERRKKLKEFNYKFHNNVSRIDELEKEPAYKRLGIDLSNSQSGNSNSRISVGTDSNNDLQLRSNNSFLHDNVD; via the coding sequence ATGATGAGCAACTCAGAATTTGGAAGTATTTCATTTGATTTACCAAAAAACCAATCAAATGTAATCAAAGTAATAGGTGTAGGTGGAGGTGGTAGCAACGCTATTAACCACATGTTTAAACAAGGTATTAAAGGCGTTGATTTTATCGTTTGTAATACAGATTCACAGGCACTGCAGAACAGTTCAGTACCTAACAAAATTCAGTTAGGAGTAAATTTAACAGAAGGTCTTGGAGCAGGAGCAAATCCTGACGTAGGACAACAATCTGCTATTGAGAGTATTGCCGACATCGAAAAAATGTTAGACCGTGGTACTAAAATGGTATTTATTACTGCTGGTATGGGTGGTGGTACAGGTACAGGTGCTGCGCCAGTTATCGCTCAATTAGCAAAAGAAAGAGAAATCTTAACGGTGGGTATCGTGACTATTCCGTTTCAGTTTGAAGGGAAAGTACGTCAGGAGCAAGCACTTTTAGGAATCGAAAAATTGCGTAAACAGGTTGACTCTTTAATTGTAATCAACAACAACAAATTAAGAGAAGTTTACGGAAATTTAGGTTTCAAGGCAGGATTCTCTAAAGCGGATGAAGTTTTGGCAACGGCCTCTAGAGGTATTGCTGAAGTAATTACGCACCACTATACTCAAAATATCGATTTACGTGATGCTAAAACAGTTTTAGCAAACAGCGGAACAGCTATTATGGGATCTGCAGTAGCGCAGGGAGAAAACAGAGCAAAAGACGCTATCGTATCTGCTCTTGACTCTCCATTATTAAATGACAATAAAATTACAGGAGCCAAAAACGTATTGTTGCTTATCGTTTCTGGATCTGATGAGATAACACTTGATGAGATTGGAGAAATCAACGATCACATTCAAGCAGAAGCGGGTTATAATGCTAATATTATCATGGGAGTTGGTGAAGACGAAACTCTTGGTGATGCTATTGCTGTAACTATTATTGCGACTGGTTTTGATGTTGAACAACAAAATGAAATCGTAAATACAGAGCCTAAGAAAATTATTCACACGTTAGAAGATGAACAGAGAAGTGTTCACAATTTAACGAATAGACCACTTACTACTTTTGATATCAATGCAGAAACACCAGCTGCAAAATCAGAAGACAGAGTAGTGTTTGATTTAATGGAGGATACAGCTGTTGCTCCTGTGTCTAATCCAGTTGCTCCAAAAACACCAACGATCAATCAAGAAGAATTGGTTGTAATGTCTGAGTTTATTAAAAATCTAGACGTGACTTTTGAAATCGTTTCGCCAATCACCGATATCGATTTTAAAATTTCAACTCCAGCAGCTGAAACTTTCCAACAAGAAGTAAAGCCTGTACAGCAGAGAACTTTTGAAAGAGAAGAACAACAACAAACTTTTTCATTTGATTTACCGCTATTCAAATCAGAGCCTGAAGTTAAGAAAGAGCCAGTTGCCGAACAGCAGCAAGATAATAGAATCGTTTTTGAATTATCAAACGAAACTAAAAACATCAAAGTAAACGATCCCGTTTCGTTTGTACCGGTAACAGAACTTTCTGATAACGGAATTATCAAATATTCGTTAGAAGAATATATGGAAGTTGAAAATGATTTAATGTCATCTAAACCAGTTGAAAAAGTGGTTGAAGATACTGTTCCTGAGGAATTGAACATTACATTAAAATCAAGAGCTGATTTTGCAAGCCAGCCTGATTTCTCAACAACTTCTGAAGTTTCTCCAATGGAATTAACAATTGAAGAAACATTACGTTTACGTGCTGAAGAAAGAAGAAAGAAACTAAAAGAATTTAACTATAAATTCCATAACAATGTTTCAAGAATTGACGAGCTGGAAAAAGAACCGGCTTACAAAAGATTAGGAATCGATTTATCAAATTCTCAATCTGGTAATAGCAATTCAAGAATTTCGGTTGGAACAGACAGTAATAACGATTTACAATTGCGTTCAAACAATTCATTTTTGCACGATAATGTAGATTAA
- a CDS encoding cell division protein FtsQ/DivIB translates to MKLFNWTNIRLVLILGLVLFLYSFAQHRNGDRKLKKSMVIFVGENTLFVKPETVNKLLIENKRDASSIRKDEVDLNKIEKTINSQDMIEKSDVFVSIDGVLKAVVKQKTPIARVYDGAQSFYIDYEGNKMPLSDNFTARVPLVSGAINEKNNEDLAALFRTIYDDAFLKKNIIAIQIMPNGSLKMFNRNYDYVIDFGRTMNVDRKFRNYKAFFQKAVLDSSLYKYNKIDLRFTEQVVCTK, encoded by the coding sequence ATGAAACTATTTAATTGGACAAATATTCGATTAGTACTCATTTTAGGCCTCGTTTTATTCTTATATTCTTTCGCACAGCATCGAAATGGGGATAGAAAACTGAAAAAATCTATGGTCATTTTTGTAGGGGAGAATACACTTTTTGTGAAGCCGGAAACGGTTAATAAATTGTTGATAGAAAATAAAAGGGACGCTTCCAGTATTAGAAAAGATGAAGTAGATTTGAATAAGATAGAGAAAACCATCAACTCACAAGACATGATTGAAAAGTCAGATGTTTTTGTAAGTATCGATGGCGTTCTAAAAGCGGTTGTAAAACAGAAGACGCCCATAGCAAGAGTTTATGATGGCGCTCAATCTTTTTATATTGACTATGAGGGTAATAAAATGCCTTTATCTGATAATTTTACCGCAAGAGTTCCTCTTGTTTCAGGGGCAATAAATGAAAAAAATAACGAAGATTTAGCTGCTTTATTTCGCACAATTTATGACGATGCGTTTTTGAAAAAAAACATCATTGCTATACAAATTATGCCGAATGGCAGCCTAAAAATGTTTAATCGAAACTATGATTATGTCATAGATTTTGGTCGTACAATGAATGTTGATAGAAAATTTAGAAACTATAAAGCCTTCTTTCAAAAAGCAGTTTTAGATAGTTCGTTATATAAATACAATAAAATTGACCTTAGGTTTACGGAACAAGTAGTTTGCACTAAATAA
- the murC gene encoding UDP-N-acetylmuramate--L-alanine ligase: MNLNQIQNVYFIGIGGIGMSALARYFKHIGKKVSGYDKTPSMLTSELIESGIDIHFEDNINLIPSDYYVENTLVIFTPAVPITHSEWNYFIERNYQVKKRAEVLGIITKGTFSFAVAGTHGKTTTSSILGHILYESGADVTAFVGGIVENYNSNLIGSGKTVTVVEADEFDRSFLHLHPNIACVTSMDADHLDIYGTSDAIEASFVEFASKVEDKSKLFITKELPLDGVQCAINEDAVYKAYNVRIEDGSYVFDVQTPSEIMKDLRFGLPGKHNLMNGLMAIAMAKTYGTATDAIARALASFNGIRRRFSYQIKSEKLVYIDDYAHHPTEINAVHQAVRELYPGRKVLAIFQPHLFSRTRDFADGFAESLSQFDEVFLMDIYPARELPMEGITSEWLLGKMTNSNKKIVAKEHLLAEIKASDAPIIVTIGAGDIGEMVPSIKKMLNETI, from the coding sequence ATGAATTTAAATCAAATACAAAACGTTTATTTTATAGGTATCGGAGGCATCGGAATGAGTGCTTTAGCTCGTTATTTTAAACATATCGGGAAAAAAGTTTCTGGTTATGATAAAACACCTTCTATGCTAACAAGTGAACTAATCGAGAGCGGTATTGATATTCATTTTGAAGATAACATCAATTTGATTCCATCGGATTATTATGTAGAAAATACACTGGTGATTTTTACGCCGGCAGTTCCTATTACGCATTCAGAATGGAATTATTTCATCGAAAGAAATTACCAAGTTAAAAAACGTGCTGAAGTTTTAGGAATTATTACAAAAGGAACTTTCAGTTTTGCAGTAGCAGGAACGCATGGTAAAACCACTACATCTAGTATTTTAGGCCATATTTTATACGAAAGTGGAGCAGATGTTACGGCATTTGTGGGCGGAATTGTAGAGAATTACAATTCTAATTTAATTGGAAGCGGAAAGACCGTTACAGTCGTTGAAGCAGATGAATTTGACCGTTCATTTCTGCATTTGCATCCAAACATTGCCTGTGTAACTTCAATGGATGCAGATCATTTGGATATTTATGGAACGAGCGATGCCATTGAGGCTTCCTTTGTTGAATTTGCCTCAAAAGTAGAAGATAAAAGCAAATTGTTTATCACAAAAGAACTGCCTCTTGATGGAGTTCAATGTGCTATAAACGAAGATGCAGTATATAAAGCGTACAATGTTCGAATTGAAGATGGAAGTTATGTTTTTGATGTGCAGACGCCATCAGAAATTATGAAAGATCTTCGTTTTGGATTGCCTGGAAAACACAATTTGATGAATGGTTTAATGGCAATTGCAATGGCAAAAACGTATGGCACTGCAACCGATGCTATTGCAAGAGCACTTGCTTCTTTTAACGGAATCAGAAGACGTTTTTCATATCAGATTAAATCTGAAAAACTAGTTTATATTGACGATTATGCACATCATCCAACCGAAATAAATGCAGTGCATCAGGCTGTTAGAGAATTATATCCAGGCCGAAAAGTACTGGCGATTTTCCAGCCGCATCTATTCAGCAGAACAAGAGATTTTGCAGATGGATTTGCTGAAAGTTTATCTCAATTTGATGAAGTATTTTTAATGGACATTTATCCAGCCAGAGAACTTCCGATGGAAGGAATTACATCAGAATGGCTTTTGGGTAAAATGACAAATTCGAACAAAAAAATTGTTGCAAAAGAACATTTATTAGCAGAAATCAAAGCCAGTGATGCGCCAATAATTGTAACAATAGGAGCTGGTGATATTGGAGAAATGGTACCATCAATCAAAAAGATGTTAAATGAAACTATTTAA
- a CDS encoding FtsW/RodA/SpoVE family cell cycle protein encodes MKELVNKLKGDRVIWSFVALLALFSFMPVFSASSNLAYIGHGTGNTLGYLVKHLAHVCIGFLIIYWVHKVPYHYFRAISKIALPVVWLLLLYTLLKGTVIAGANASRWIQVPFIGITFQTSTLAASVLFIYVARYLSKTKEENEPFQTSFIQLWIPVFITLALILPANFSTTALIFSMVMMLTFIGKYPLKYIAFIIGSGIVMLAFFLLVAKAFPESRFFSRVSTWESRIMNFTTDKPDEDDYQIEKAKIAIASGKLGGLGPGKSVQKNFLPQSSSDFIYAIVVEEYGLVGGVSILLLYLLLLFRFVIASHKANTLFGKLVVVGLGFPMIFQAMINMAVAVELLPVTGQTLPLISSGGSSIWMTCFSLGIIISVTKKEEEIAEEKEEKERRKEALQRLIDKELAEEDLAGNEKEEIYEEEAMYSIEDASRNPMNAVLNK; translated from the coding sequence ATGAAAGAACTAGTAAACAAACTAAAAGGAGATAGAGTAATATGGTCATTCGTGGCTTTATTAGCGCTGTTTTCGTTTATGCCTGTTTTTAGTGCAAGTAGTAATCTGGCGTATATAGGTCATGGAACCGGAAATACATTAGGTTATCTGGTAAAACACTTAGCTCACGTTTGTATTGGTTTCTTGATTATTTACTGGGTGCACAAAGTGCCATATCATTATTTTAGAGCCATTTCAAAAATTGCACTGCCAGTAGTTTGGCTGTTATTATTGTACACTTTGTTAAAAGGAACCGTAATCGCAGGAGCAAATGCAAGCCGTTGGATTCAGGTGCCGTTCATTGGAATCACGTTTCAAACCTCGACATTAGCGGCAAGCGTATTGTTTATTTATGTAGCACGTTATTTGTCAAAAACGAAAGAAGAAAACGAACCGTTTCAAACCTCGTTTATTCAGCTTTGGATTCCGGTTTTTATCACATTGGCATTGATTTTACCAGCGAACTTTTCAACCACAGCGTTGATCTTTTCAATGGTTATGATGCTGACGTTCATTGGAAAATATCCGTTAAAATACATTGCCTTTATTATTGGTTCAGGAATCGTAATGTTAGCCTTTTTCCTTTTAGTAGCGAAAGCCTTTCCAGAATCACGATTCTTCAGCAGGGTTTCAACATGGGAAAGCCGTATTATGAACTTTACCACAGATAAGCCGGATGAAGACGATTACCAAATCGAAAAAGCTAAAATTGCAATCGCTTCGGGAAAATTAGGCGGACTAGGACCAGGAAAAAGTGTTCAGAAAAACTTCCTTCCGCAATCATCTTCCGACTTTATTTATGCAATTGTAGTTGAAGAATATGGTTTAGTTGGTGGTGTTTCAATATTGTTATTGTATTTACTGCTTTTATTCCGATTTGTAATTGCATCACATAAAGCAAATACCTTATTTGGAAAATTAGTCGTCGTCGGACTCGGTTTTCCAATGATATTTCAGGCGATGATTAATATGGCCGTTGCAGTAGAATTACTGCCGGTAACAGGGCAGACGCTTCCGCTGATAAGTTCTGGAGGTAGTTCGATCTGGATGACGTGTTTCTCACTTGGAATCATTATTAGTGTGACTAAGAAAGAAGAAGAAATCGCCGAAGAAAAAGAAGAAAAAGAAAGAAGAAAAGAAGCGCTTCAAAGATTAATAGACAAAGAACTGGCTGAAGAAGATTTAGCTGGAAATGAAAAAGAAGAGATTTATGAAGAAGAAGCGATGTATTCGATTGAAGACGCTTCAAGAAATCCGATGAATGCAGTTTTAAATAAATAA
- the ftsA gene encoding cell division protein FtsA gives MEKDNIAVGLDIGTTKIVAMIGKKNEYGKLEILGIGKSKSLGVARGVVNNITQTIQSIQQAILEAENNSGYKIKDVVVGIAGQHIRSIQHTDYISRNNPEEVIGEKDIQLLIDQVNKLAMLPGEEIIHVLPQEFKIDGQSEIKEPIGMYGGRLESSFHVVVGQASSIRNVGRCIQSSGIELSGLTLEPLASADAVLSQEEKEAGVALIDIGGGTTDLAIFKDGIIRHTAVIPFGGNVITDDIKEGCSIIEKQAELLKIKFGSAWPGENKDNEIVSIPGLRGREPKEISLKNLSKIIHARVVEIVEQVFAEIKAYGHEDPRKKLIAGIVLTGGGAQLKHIKQLVEYITGMDTRIGYPNEHLAGNSSEEISSPLFATAVGLVMNSIENSTQSAIRMEVVNEQPKVVYRNVPPPVQKYEVEENYVEKVETIEEPRELKTVKAESESTETKIRRSFFDRYVDKIKDFLDNAE, from the coding sequence ATGGAAAAAGATAATATTGCAGTAGGTCTAGATATTGGAACGACAAAGATAGTTGCCATGATAGGCAAGAAAAATGAGTATGGAAAACTGGAAATTTTGGGTATTGGTAAATCCAAAAGTCTGGGAGTGGCACGTGGAGTTGTAAACAACATTACACAAACTATCCAGTCCATTCAACAAGCAATACTTGAAGCGGAAAATAATTCAGGTTATAAGATTAAAGATGTCGTTGTGGGTATTGCCGGACAACACATCAGAAGTATTCAGCATACAGATTATATCAGTCGTAATAATCCGGAAGAAGTAATTGGTGAGAAAGACATTCAGCTTTTAATCGATCAGGTAAATAAACTGGCGATGTTACCGGGAGAAGAAATCATTCACGTACTGCCTCAAGAATTTAAAATTGACGGACAATCTGAAATTAAAGAACCAATCGGAATGTACGGCGGAAGACTTGAATCTAGTTTTCACGTAGTTGTCGGACAAGCTTCTTCAATCAGAAACGTGGGAAGATGTATCCAAAGTTCAGGAATTGAACTATCTGGATTAACATTAGAACCTTTAGCTTCGGCAGATGCTGTTTTAAGCCAGGAAGAAAAAGAAGCTGGAGTGGCACTTATCGATATTGGAGGTGGAACAACAGATTTGGCGATTTTCAAAGATGGAATCATCCGCCATACAGCTGTAATCCCTTTTGGAGGAAATGTAATTACAGATGATATAAAAGAAGGCTGTTCGATTATCGAAAAACAAGCTGAACTTTTAAAAATAAAATTCGGATCAGCATGGCCGGGAGAAAATAAAGACAACGAGATTGTTTCTATTCCGGGACTGAGAGGAAGAGAGCCAAAAGAGATTTCATTAAAAAATCTTTCTAAAATTATCCACGCACGTGTGGTGGAAATAGTAGAACAGGTTTTTGCAGAAATCAAAGCTTACGGACACGAAGATCCTCGTAAAAAATTAATTGCTGGAATCGTTCTTACTGGTGGTGGTGCTCAATTAAAGCATATTAAACAATTGGTTGAGTACATCACAGGAATGGACACCAGAATTGGATATCCAAATGAGCATTTAGCAGGAAATTCAAGCGAAGAAATTTCAAGTCCATTGTTTGCGACAGCTGTTGGTTTAGTAATGAACAGCATTGAAAACAGCACACAAAGTGCGATTCGAATGGAAGTCGTAAACGAGCAGCCAAAAGTAGTGTACAGAAATGTGCCTCCGCCAGTGCAGAAATACGAAGTTGAAGAAAACTACGTTGAGAAAGTAGAAACTATTGAAGAGCCTAGAGAACTTAAAACAGTAAAGGCAGAATCAGAATCTACTGAAACAAAAATTAGAAGATCATTTTTTGACAGATACGTCGACAAAATCAAAGATTTTTTAGATAACGCTGAATAA
- the murG gene encoding undecaprenyldiphospho-muramoylpentapeptide beta-N-acetylglucosaminyltransferase has product MTKHKFILSGGGTGGHIYPAIAIANELKLQFPDAEFLFVGAKDKMEMQKVPQAGYEIKGLWIAGLQRKLTLQNMMFPLKLASSLLESKRIIKKFKPNVVIGTGGFASGPLLQAAGSAGIPTVIQEQNSFPGITNKLLSKKANAICVAYDNLDRFFPKDKIVLTGNPVRQDLIDIDTKRDEAIAFYGLDTNKKTLLVLGGSLGARRINQLIEKELQNFLSQDVQIIWQCGKLYFEDYKKYNQPNVKVVDFIERMDFVYAAADVIISRAGASSVSELCIVGKPVIFIPSPNVAEDHQTKNAQAIVEAKGAILLKESELDAEFSIVFEALLKDDGKQKQLSANIKKLARPDATKVIVEQIKKLL; this is encoded by the coding sequence ATGACAAAGCATAAATTCATATTAAGCGGAGGAGGAACAGGAGGGCATATTTATCCTGCAATTGCGATTGCAAACGAATTAAAATTACAATTTCCTGATGCAGAATTTCTTTTTGTAGGTGCCAAAGATAAAATGGAAATGCAGAAAGTGCCTCAGGCAGGTTACGAAATAAAAGGTCTTTGGATTGCAGGTTTACAGCGAAAATTGACTTTACAAAATATGATGTTTCCTTTAAAACTAGCTTCTAGTTTATTGGAGTCAAAAAGAATTATTAAAAAGTTCAAGCCAAATGTAGTGATAGGAACCGGAGGTTTTGCCAGCGGGCCTTTATTGCAAGCGGCTGGATCAGCGGGAATTCCAACTGTAATTCAGGAACAGAATTCTTTTCCCGGAATTACGAATAAATTGCTAAGTAAAAAAGCAAATGCAATTTGTGTAGCTTATGATAACTTAGACCGATTTTTTCCTAAAGATAAAATCGTTTTGACAGGAAATCCGGTTCGTCAGGATTTAATTGACATTGATACAAAACGTGATGAAGCAATTGCTTTTTACGGTTTAGATACGAATAAAAAAACACTGCTGGTTCTAGGCGGTAGTTTAGGAGCGAGAAGAATCAATCAGTTGATCGAAAAAGAACTGCAAAATTTTCTTTCGCAAGACGTTCAGATTATCTGGCAATGCGGAAAATTATATTTTGAGGATTACAAAAAATACAATCAGCCAAATGTAAAAGTGGTTGATTTTATAGAAAGAATGGATTTTGTGTACGCAGCTGCCGATGTCATTATTTCTCGTGCCGGTGCATCGTCAGTTTCAGAATTATGCATTGTAGGAAAACCGGTAATTTTTATTCCATCCCCAAATGTGGCTGAGGATCACCAAACTAAAAATGCCCAAGCAATTGTAGAAGCAAAAGGCGCTATTTTGTTGAAAGAATCTGAGTTGGACGCCGAGTTTAGCATTGTTTTTGAAGCGCTGCTGAAAGATGATGGAAAACAAAAACAGCTCAGCGCAAACATTAAAAAGTTGGCACGACCAGACGCAACAAAAGTTATTGTAGAACAGATTAAGAAGTTGTTATAA
- a CDS encoding GatB/YqeY domain-containing protein, whose translation MSLQAKIMDEIKTAMKAKDTVALEALRAVKSELLLASTASGSKEELKEDEEIKLLQRLVKTRKESARIFTEQNRPDLAEPELAQVAVIEKFLPAQLSEAEVEAVIAKIIAETGASGIASMGKVMGLASAQLGGTAEGKTISTIVKKLLS comes from the coding sequence ATGAGTTTACAAGCAAAAATCATGGACGAAATCAAAACGGCCATGAAAGCAAAAGATACTGTAGCATTAGAAGCATTGAGAGCTGTTAAATCAGAATTATTGCTGGCTTCAACAGCTTCAGGATCTAAAGAAGAATTAAAAGAAGATGAAGAAATTAAATTACTTCAAAGATTAGTAAAAACTCGTAAAGAAAGCGCAAGAATCTTTACAGAGCAAAACCGTCCCGACTTAGCTGAACCAGAATTGGCTCAAGTAGCTGTAATCGAGAAGTTTTTACCAGCTCAGTTAAGCGAAGCAGAAGTAGAAGCAGTTATCGCAAAAATCATTGCTGAAACTGGAGCTTCTGGAATTGCTTCAATGGGTAAAGTTATGGGATTAGCATCTGCGCAATTAGGCGGAACTGCTGAAGGAAAAACCATTTCTACAATTGTAAAGAAATTACTTTCGTAA